Genomic DNA from Alkalihalobacterium alkalinitrilicum:
GGACTCGTCATTACAGACGAGCAACATCGCTTTGGAGTAGAACAACGTCGTATACTTCGTGATAAAGGAGAAAATCCTGATGTATTGTTTATGACGGCAACGCCTATTCCGCGTACTTTGGCTATCTCCGTATTTGGTGATATGGATGTATCGGTTATAGATGAAATGCCAGCAGGAAGAAAAACGATTGAAACGTATTGGGTCAAACACGATATACTAGAGCGTGTATTACATTTTATTGAAAAAGAAATAAAAAAAGGTCAACAAGCGTATGTCATTTGCCCACTGATTGAAGAATCTGAAAAGTTAGATGTACAAAATGCAATTGATGTTCATGCGATTTTACAAGCTCACTTTAAAGACTATCGAGTCGGGTTAATGCATGGGCGTCTCCATCCATCTGAAAAAGACGAAGTAATGGAGGCATTTAGTAAAAACGAGTCACAGATTCTCGTTTCAACGACTGTTGTTGAGGTTGGAGTGAATGTTCCTAATGCAACCGTCATGTTGATTTATGATGCAGAAAGGTTCGGTTTAGCGCAACTTCATCAATTAAGAGGTCGGGTCGGACGAGGGGAACATCAGTCTTATTGTATATTATTAGCGGATCCAAAGTCGGATGTAGGAAAAGAACGAATGAGGATTATGACTGAAACGACTGACGGTTTTACACTATCCGAGCGAGATTTAGAGCTTCGTGGACCTGGTGATTTTTTTGGTCACAAACAAAGCGGTCTTCCTAATTTTAAAGTAGCAGATGTTGTTCATGATTACCGAGCGTTAGAAGTAGCAAGACAAGATGCGGTCGAATTTGTGAACTCTACTAGCTTTTGGAAAGATCAAGAGTATAAATCACTTGTTTATTATTTAGAAGAGCAAGGTATATTAAGTGGAGAAAAACTAGATTAACTATTGCTATTCAATAGTTGGAATTATATACTACTATTAGTACCTAGTCATATATTTAACTTTAAGAAAGTTAATGTCTCTTAAGGAATAAAAAAAGGCATCGTTTTCGCTATTTTTTGCGGGAATTATGTTTTTCTAATGGATGGTGGCGTACATGAAAAAGTCAAAAAAAGAACGCCAAAAGCTGTTAAAAGAAACGATTGAAACAAATCCATTTGTAACCGATGAGGAACTAGCTAAAACATTTTTAGTTAGTGTTCAGACGATTAGATTAGACCGAATGGAGTTATCTATACCTGAACTGAGAGAACGAATTAAGGATGTTGCTAAGCAGCAACTTGATGAAGTAAGAGCCTTACCAATTGAAGAAGTCATCGGGGAAATTATAGATCTTCAACTTGACGAAAGTGCTATTTCACTATTGCAAATTGGGAACGAACATGTTTTTTCACGAACGAAAATCGCTCGTGGACACCATTTATTTGCGCAAGCCAATTCGTTAGCAGTAGCTATTATTAATGATGAACTCGCATTAACTGCTAAAGCGACAATCCGGTTTACTCGCCAAGTTAAAGTTGGAGAGCGTGTGATTGCAAAGGCGAAAGTGTTAAAACATGAAAAAGACCGGACCATCGTCGAAGTGAGTAGTTTTGTCAATCAAGAAAAAGTATTCTCAGGTGAGTTTGTTATGTTCAGATCGAAACAATCATAAATTATGAACATCGATTGTTGGCGGTTTTTGGGTAGGTTTGTCAAAAGGTTTATCAGGTTTTTGTAAAGAAAAAGAAGGAATTAAGGCAATCGATATTTAAACTATTATTGACCGATGAAAGAAAAGAGGTTTGCTAACATGAAACTCGCAATTGATGCTATGGGCGGTGACAAGGCACCAAAAGCCTCTATTGATGCCGCCGTAAAAGCGTTAAACGAATTTCCTGATCTTGCTATTACATTAGTAGGAAATGAACAAAAAATAACGAAATATATTCAACCAAGTGATCGTATTACGATTTTACATACCGAAGAAAAGATTGAAGATGACGACTCACCAGCAACCGCGGTTCGACGAAAAAAAGGTGCTTCAATGGTTCTTGCTGTTAAAGAAGTGAAGGAAGGACGAGCCGATGCATGTATTTCTGCAGGTAATACAGGTGCCCTAATGGCAGCTGGACTCCTTTATGTTGGCAGAATCCAAGGCATTGATCGCCCTGCATTAGCCCCAATGTTTCCGACGGTTAATGGTAAAGGTTTTTTAATTCTCGATGTCGGGGCAAACATGGATGCAAAACCTGAACACCTAAACCAATATGCCATTATGGGAAGCATTTATATGCAAATGGTTCGAAAAGTGAAGCAACCGAAAGTTGGTTTACTCAATGTTGGGACGGAAGATGGTAAAGGAAACGAGTTAACAAAATTAACATTCCCTTTGTTACAAGAGTTAAATATTAATTTTGTTGGCAATGTTGAAGCTAGAGATCTATTAAATGGTGCTGTTGATGTTGTCGTTTGTGATGGTTTTACAGGCAATATTGTCCTAAAAGCGACAGAGGGAGCTGCCACTTCATTATTTACCATCTTAAAACGAGAATTAACAGGTAATCTTTTTAATAAGCTTGTAGCGGGCTTGTTAAAACCTAGTTTTATGAGAATAAAGAAAACGATGGATTATTCTGAGTATGGGGGGGCCGCTTTATTTGGATTAAAAGCTCCTGTCATTAAGTCGCACGGTTCATCTGATGAAGTTGCGTTCTATCATACTATTGTCCAAGCCAGAGAAATGGTAGAACAACAAGTTGTAACAACGATTAAAAATGAAGTCGCTAAACATAATCAACAAGCTGATTAATAAAGATTGATTAACATTACTAATAAAAGGAGAAAAAGATGGGAAAAATTGCGTTTATCTTTCCAGGACAAGGATCACAATTTGTAGGGATGGGACAAAATCTCATTGAAAATAGACCAGAGCTCCAGGCGATTTATGACATAGCTGATAAGCAGTTAGGTTATGCACTTTCAAATATAATGTTAAATGGACCCGAAGATCAGCTTAAACGTACTGAAAATACACAACCAGCATTACTAACGATGAGTGTAGCGGTATTAGAAGCATTGAAAGCATATGATATTACGCCCGATTATGTTGCAGGTCATAGTTTAGGTGAATACAGTGCACTTGTTTGTGCGAAAAGTTTATCGTTTCAAGATGCTGTTCATGCTGTTAGACAACGTGGATTGTTTATGGAGGAAGCTGTACCAGCCGGTGAAGGTGCCATGGCTGCTATATTAGGAATGGACCGTGAAGCATTATTAGAAGTTACGGAAGAAGTGTCTAACAATGGTGATGCGGTTCAGTTAGCGAATTTAAATTGTCCTGGACAAATTGTAATTAGTGGTACTGCAGAAGGAGTTCGTAAAGCTTCGGTGTTAGCGAAAGAAAAAGGAGCTAAGCGAGCACTCCCATTACAAGTCAGTGGTCCATTCCATTCGTCTTTAATGAAACCAGCGGCTGATAAGCTAACAAACGTATTGGACGGAATTACAATTTCAGAAGCAAAAATTCCAGTTATTGCGAATGTTACGGCTGCCGTCGTAACCGATTCTAAACAAATTAAAGAAAAACTGATTGAACAAGTGTATTCTCCGGTACTCTGGGAAGATACAGTTCGTCGCTTACTGGATCTTGGTGTCGACACTTTTATTGAAATAGGTGCAGGGAACGTATTAAGTGGTTTAGTGCGTAAAGTTGAACGAAGAGTCAATGTGTTTGCAGTGAATGATATGGAATCCATAGATGCGATGTTATCGAAGTTGAAAGGAGAATAAAACATGCTGAACGGAAAAGTCGCACTAGTAACTGGTGCCTCAAGAGGAATCGGAAAAGCAATTGCTCTTGAATTAGCACAAAATGGTGCAAAAGTAGCTGTGAATTATGCAGGAAGTAAAGAAAAGGCAGAAGCGGTCGTGAATGAAATTACCGAAAACGGTGGAGAAGCATTTGCGATCCAAGCGGATGTTGCGATTAGTGAAGATGTACAAGCAATGATTAAAGAAGTAATTTCTACGTATGGTTCTCTAGATATATTAGTCAACAATGCAGGGATTACTCGCGATACACTTGTCATGCGTATGAAGGATGAAGATTGGGACGCTGTAATCAACACCAATTTAAAAGGTGTCTTTAATTGTGCTAAAGCAGTGACTCGTCAAATGATGAAACAACGTTCAGGTCGTATTATTAATATTTCTTCTGTCGTTGGTGTGTTAGGAAATGCAGGACAAGCGAACTATGTTGCAGCAAAAGCAGGTGTAATCGGATTAACGAAGTCATTAGCTCGTGAGCTTGCTAATCGTAATATTACGGTCAATGCCGTTGCACCAGGGTTTATTGAAACTGATATGACGGATCAATTAACTGATGACATTAAAGCGAGTATGCTAAATCAAATTCCATTAGCGAAACTAGGACAACCTCAAGAAATTGCTCGTGTTGTAAGGTTTCTTGCATCTGAGGATAGCAGTTACATGACGGGGCAAACACTTCATGTAGATGGCGGAATGTACATGCCATAATAAATCTTTCTTTTTTGCTTTTAGAAAGGATTTGCTTTTATTAATCGTTTCATGCAAAATAGATACGATGTTATTTTGTACATAAAATAAGATAATAAGTAACCTTTTTGAGAGGAGGTGAACGGAAGATGGCAGAAACTTTAGAGCGCATTACTAAAATTATCGTTGACCGTCTTGGGGTTGAAGAATCAGAGGTAAAGCCTGAATCTTCATTTAAAGACGATCTTGGTGCAGATTCATTAGATGTGGTTGAGCTTGTTATGGAATTAGAGGACGAGTTTGACCTTGAGATTTCTGATGAGGAAGCTGAAAAAATCTCTACTGTTCAAGATGTAGTTAGCTATATTCAAAGCCAACAGTAGTTCTTGGATAGGAAATATATAGTA
This window encodes:
- the acpP gene encoding acyl carrier protein, which encodes MAETLERITKIIVDRLGVEESEVKPESSFKDDLGADSLDVVELVMELEDEFDLEISDEEAEKISTVQDVVSYIQSQQ
- the plsX gene encoding phosphate acyltransferase PlsX; this translates as MKLAIDAMGGDKAPKASIDAAVKALNEFPDLAITLVGNEQKITKYIQPSDRITILHTEEKIEDDDSPATAVRRKKGASMVLAVKEVKEGRADACISAGNTGALMAAGLLYVGRIQGIDRPALAPMFPTVNGKGFLILDVGANMDAKPEHLNQYAIMGSIYMQMVRKVKQPKVGLLNVGTEDGKGNELTKLTFPLLQELNINFVGNVEARDLLNGAVDVVVCDGFTGNIVLKATEGAATSLFTILKRELTGNLFNKLVAGLLKPSFMRIKKTMDYSEYGGAALFGLKAPVIKSHGSSDEVAFYHTIVQAREMVEQQVVTTIKNEVAKHNQQAD
- the fabG gene encoding 3-oxoacyl-[acyl-carrier-protein] reductase, which translates into the protein MLNGKVALVTGASRGIGKAIALELAQNGAKVAVNYAGSKEKAEAVVNEITENGGEAFAIQADVAISEDVQAMIKEVISTYGSLDILVNNAGITRDTLVMRMKDEDWDAVINTNLKGVFNCAKAVTRQMMKQRSGRIINISSVVGVLGNAGQANYVAAKAGVIGLTKSLARELANRNITVNAVAPGFIETDMTDQLTDDIKASMLNQIPLAKLGQPQEIARVVRFLASEDSSYMTGQTLHVDGGMYMP
- the fapR gene encoding transcription factor FapR, whose protein sequence is MKKSKKERQKLLKETIETNPFVTDEELAKTFLVSVQTIRLDRMELSIPELRERIKDVAKQQLDEVRALPIEEVIGEIIDLQLDESAISLLQIGNEHVFSRTKIARGHHLFAQANSLAVAIINDELALTAKATIRFTRQVKVGERVIAKAKVLKHEKDRTIVEVSSFVNQEKVFSGEFVMFRSKQS
- the fabD gene encoding ACP S-malonyltransferase — its product is MGKIAFIFPGQGSQFVGMGQNLIENRPELQAIYDIADKQLGYALSNIMLNGPEDQLKRTENTQPALLTMSVAVLEALKAYDITPDYVAGHSLGEYSALVCAKSLSFQDAVHAVRQRGLFMEEAVPAGEGAMAAILGMDREALLEVTEEVSNNGDAVQLANLNCPGQIVISGTAEGVRKASVLAKEKGAKRALPLQVSGPFHSSLMKPAADKLTNVLDGITISEAKIPVIANVTAAVVTDSKQIKEKLIEQVYSPVLWEDTVRRLLDLGVDTFIEIGAGNVLSGLVRKVERRVNVFAVNDMESIDAMLSKLKGE